From a single Pseudorasbora parva isolate DD20220531a chromosome 17, ASM2467924v1, whole genome shotgun sequence genomic region:
- the spred2b gene encoding sprouty-related, EVH1 domain-containing protein 2 isoform X2: MTESSRDSYIVRVKAVVMTRDDSSGGWLAQEGGGLSRVGVCKVMPAELTGHSDFLIHGERLKDKQVILECFVRKDLIYTKATPTFHHWKVENKKCGLTFQSPADARAFDRGVRKAMEDITEGSTTSSSTLQNEAELGDDDVFTTATDSSSNSSQKKEHATQLVATSTFYEPHPHRCILQYRPPERYSLDQKFSRNPFPFEDEEIVRINPRERWLITGYEDYRYASVPDKFIQPEDSDSYVHIAKSEPLKHDYNYPYVPSSDFSQCDLKSHCGGGEAVATQPRAFKLKGKRRKEDGERSRCTYCRDMFNHEENRRGQCHDAPDPIRTCIHRVSFMWCADSMLYHCMSDPEGDYSDPCSCDTGEERFCLRWTALLGLSVLAPCLCCYPPLHVCHRCGVACGCCGGKHKAAG, from the exons tgACAGTTACATTGTGCGTGTCAAAGCGGTGGTCATGACCCGAGATGACTCGAGTGGGGGATGGCTGGCACAGGAAGGGGGGGGCCTCAGCAGGGTGGGCGTCTGTAAGGTGATGCCTGCTGAGCTGACCGGCCACAGCGACTTCCTCATCCATGGCGAGCGGCTCAAAGACAAGCAG GTGATTTTGGAATGTTTCGTGAGGAAGGATCTGATCTACACGAAGGCCACGCCCACATTTCACCACTGGAAGGTCGAAAACAAAAAATGCGGCTTGACGTTCCAGAGCCCCGCCGATGCCCGTGCCTTTGACAGAGGTGTGCGGAAAGCCATGGAGGACATAACAGAGG gtTCCACAACTTCCTCTTCAACTCTCCAAAATGAGGCTGAACTTGGAGATGATGATGTGTTCACA ACTGCCACCGACAGCTCCTCAAACTCATCTCAGAAGAAGGAGCATGCTACACAACTAGTGGCCACCTCCACCTTCTACGAGCCTCACCCGCATCGCTGCATCCTGCAGTACCGACCGCCTGAGCGCTACAGCTTGGATCAG AAGTTCTCCAGGAACCCCTTCCCCTTTGAGGATGAGGAGATCGTCCGAATCAACCCCCGGGAGCGCTGGCTGATCACAGGCTACGAGGACTACCGATACGCCTCCGTGCCGGACAAGTTCATCCAGCCCGAGGACTCGGACTCTTACGTTCACATCGCTAAGAGTGAACCCTTGAAGCACGACTACAACTACCCCTACGTGCCCAGCTCCGACTTCAGCCAGTGCGACCTCAAGAGCCACTGCGGCGGCGGCGAAGCGGTGGCCACCCAGCCTCGGGCGTTCAAGCTCAAGGGTAAGCGGAGGAAAGAGGACGGAGAGCGATCGCGCTGCACCTACTGCCGGGACATGTTCAACCACGAGGAGAACCGGCGCGGGCAGTGCCACGACGCACCCGACCCCATTCGAACCTGCATCCACCGCGTCAGCTTCATGTGGTGTGCCGACAGCATGCTGTACCACTGCATGTCCGACCCGGAGGGTGACTACTCGGACCCGTGCTCGTGCGACACCGGCGAGGAACGTTTCTGCCTCCGCTGGACGGCCCTGCTGGGTCTGTCGGTGCTGGCGCCCTGTCTGTGCTGCTATCCGCCGCTTCACGTGTGCCACCGCTGCGGCGTGGCCTGCGGATGCTGCGGAGGAAAGCACAAGGCCGCTGGCTGA
- the spred2b gene encoding sprouty-related, EVH1 domain-containing protein 2 isoform X1, protein MIEETHPNDDSYIVRVKAVVMTRDDSSGGWLAQEGGGLSRVGVCKVMPAELTGHSDFLIHGERLKDKQVILECFVRKDLIYTKATPTFHHWKVENKKCGLTFQSPADARAFDRGVRKAMEDITEGSTTSSSTLQNEAELGDDDVFTTATDSSSNSSQKKEHATQLVATSTFYEPHPHRCILQYRPPERYSLDQKFSRNPFPFEDEEIVRINPRERWLITGYEDYRYASVPDKFIQPEDSDSYVHIAKSEPLKHDYNYPYVPSSDFSQCDLKSHCGGGEAVATQPRAFKLKGKRRKEDGERSRCTYCRDMFNHEENRRGQCHDAPDPIRTCIHRVSFMWCADSMLYHCMSDPEGDYSDPCSCDTGEERFCLRWTALLGLSVLAPCLCCYPPLHVCHRCGVACGCCGGKHKAAG, encoded by the exons tgACAGTTACATTGTGCGTGTCAAAGCGGTGGTCATGACCCGAGATGACTCGAGTGGGGGATGGCTGGCACAGGAAGGGGGGGGCCTCAGCAGGGTGGGCGTCTGTAAGGTGATGCCTGCTGAGCTGACCGGCCACAGCGACTTCCTCATCCATGGCGAGCGGCTCAAAGACAAGCAG GTGATTTTGGAATGTTTCGTGAGGAAGGATCTGATCTACACGAAGGCCACGCCCACATTTCACCACTGGAAGGTCGAAAACAAAAAATGCGGCTTGACGTTCCAGAGCCCCGCCGATGCCCGTGCCTTTGACAGAGGTGTGCGGAAAGCCATGGAGGACATAACAGAGG gtTCCACAACTTCCTCTTCAACTCTCCAAAATGAGGCTGAACTTGGAGATGATGATGTGTTCACA ACTGCCACCGACAGCTCCTCAAACTCATCTCAGAAGAAGGAGCATGCTACACAACTAGTGGCCACCTCCACCTTCTACGAGCCTCACCCGCATCGCTGCATCCTGCAGTACCGACCGCCTGAGCGCTACAGCTTGGATCAG AAGTTCTCCAGGAACCCCTTCCCCTTTGAGGATGAGGAGATCGTCCGAATCAACCCCCGGGAGCGCTGGCTGATCACAGGCTACGAGGACTACCGATACGCCTCCGTGCCGGACAAGTTCATCCAGCCCGAGGACTCGGACTCTTACGTTCACATCGCTAAGAGTGAACCCTTGAAGCACGACTACAACTACCCCTACGTGCCCAGCTCCGACTTCAGCCAGTGCGACCTCAAGAGCCACTGCGGCGGCGGCGAAGCGGTGGCCACCCAGCCTCGGGCGTTCAAGCTCAAGGGTAAGCGGAGGAAAGAGGACGGAGAGCGATCGCGCTGCACCTACTGCCGGGACATGTTCAACCACGAGGAGAACCGGCGCGGGCAGTGCCACGACGCACCCGACCCCATTCGAACCTGCATCCACCGCGTCAGCTTCATGTGGTGTGCCGACAGCATGCTGTACCACTGCATGTCCGACCCGGAGGGTGACTACTCGGACCCGTGCTCGTGCGACACCGGCGAGGAACGTTTCTGCCTCCGCTGGACGGCCCTGCTGGGTCTGTCGGTGCTGGCGCCCTGTCTGTGCTGCTATCCGCCGCTTCACGTGTGCCACCGCTGCGGCGTGGCCTGCGGATGCTGCGGAGGAAAGCACAAGGCCGCTGGCTGA